One region of Corynebacterium capitovis DSM 44611 genomic DNA includes:
- a CDS encoding SPFH domain-containing protein: protein MGPIVALIIIALVVAVLFTSIKLIPQGEAAVVERLGRYTRTVSGGVTLLVPFIDRVRARVDTRERVVSFPPQAVITQDNLTVAIDTVVTFQINDPARAIYGVDNYLVGVEQISVATLRDVVGGMTLEETLTSRETINRRLRGELDAATGKWGLRISRVELKAIDPPPSIQQSMEMQMKADREKRAMILTAEGKRESDIKTAEGEKQARILSAEGEKHAAILNAEAERQATILRAEGERAAKFLEAQGEARAIQKVNAAIKASGVTPELLSYQYLEKLPKIAENKAATMWMIPSAFGDSLEQFARAMAKKDDDGVFRYEPSGVDKDTRDLVGQEDTDEWFDTSTDPELAKALAEARAVANKHVDDPDPTAQPTIERATAPQPER from the coding sequence ATGGGCCCTATCGTCGCCCTCATAATCATCGCGCTTGTCGTGGCGGTGTTGTTCACCTCAATTAAGCTCATACCGCAGGGGGAGGCCGCTGTCGTCGAACGTCTCGGGCGCTACACCCGCACCGTCTCGGGTGGGGTCACGCTGCTCGTGCCGTTCATCGACAGGGTGCGCGCGCGAGTGGACACCCGCGAGCGCGTCGTGTCCTTCCCTCCTCAGGCCGTGATCACCCAGGACAACCTCACCGTCGCCATCGACACCGTGGTGACATTCCAAATTAACGACCCTGCGAGGGCGATTTATGGCGTCGATAACTACTTGGTCGGCGTGGAGCAAATCTCCGTGGCCACGCTGCGAGACGTCGTGGGTGGCATGACGCTCGAAGAGACCCTAACCTCTCGAGAGACAATCAATCGTCGGTTGCGCGGGGAACTGGACGCAGCGACGGGGAAGTGGGGGCTGCGAATTAGCCGAGTGGAGCTCAAGGCGATCGATCCGCCGCCGTCAATCCAGCAATCCATGGAAATGCAGATGAAGGCCGACCGCGAGAAGCGGGCGATGATTCTCACCGCTGAGGGAAAGCGCGAGTCCGACATCAAAACGGCGGAGGGTGAGAAGCAGGCACGAATCCTCTCCGCGGAAGGTGAAAAGCACGCCGCGATTCTCAACGCGGAAGCGGAGCGCCAGGCGACGATTCTCCGTGCAGAGGGCGAGCGGGCCGCCAAGTTCCTTGAGGCGCAGGGCGAGGCGCGCGCTATCCAGAAGGTCAACGCCGCCATCAAGGCGTCGGGGGTGACTCCCGAGCTGTTGTCTTACCAGTACCTAGAGAAGCTGCCGAAGATTGCGGAGAACAAGGCGGCGACCATGTGGATGATCCCCTCCGCTTTCGGCGACTCGCTAGAGCAATTCGCACGCGCCATGGCGAAGAAGGATGATGACGGTGTGTTCCGCTATGAGCCCTCCGGAGTCGACAAAGACACCCGGGATCTCGTCGGTCAGGAGGACACAGATGAGTGGTTCGACACCTCCACTGACCCTGAGCTGGCCAAAGCGTTGGCCGAGGCGCGCGCGGTGGCGAACAAGCACGTCGACGACCCCGACCCCACCGCACAGCCAACTATTGAGCGGGCGACGGCGCCGCAGCCCGAGCGATAA
- a CDS encoding Rv1476 family membrane protein yields MIPTDVDMGSLESQLEEDGVAFADTAPVNTGIEASVLRALSSTDVSSLGSVGFVALAATPEQPADMRDIAHDLSSATGLDTVVVRTPDVAMAVSSKLTRAQVERAQVAMVKEKEYGASVTAFAQASRHETTPWVPLSMLLAVVVVLAFFSTFKRTAHGLYQARILD; encoded by the coding sequence ATGATTCCCACCGATGTCGATATGGGGTCATTGGAAAGCCAGCTAGAGGAAGACGGAGTGGCGTTCGCCGACACTGCGCCAGTAAATACGGGAATCGAAGCCTCGGTCCTGCGTGCCCTCTCTAGCACCGACGTCTCCTCACTGGGATCTGTCGGTTTCGTTGCCCTCGCGGCGACCCCGGAACAACCCGCAGACATGCGCGATATCGCACACGACCTCTCGAGCGCGACAGGGCTGGACACCGTGGTGGTCCGGACCCCCGACGTTGCCATGGCGGTAAGTAGCAAGCTCACCCGAGCTCAAGTCGAGCGTGCCCAAGTAGCAATGGTCAAAGAGAAGGAATATGGAGCGAGCGTGACCGCCTTCGCGCAGGCCTCTCGCCACGAAACGACCCCGTGGGTCCCCCTCTCCATGCTCCTCGCCGTGGTGGTAGTACTCGCCTTCTTCTCGACGTTTAAACGCACCGCCCATGGGTTATATCAAGCTCGCATTCTTGACTGA
- a CDS encoding DIP1281 family NlpC/P60 protein: MGNPSTGMRTRWSRVVISVVACTASLSIVSTVSPTPSRAQATPDGQDSQESSVTRLIASVSEAQSRIDELNRNFGALREAANKALVDLDDAQSRAEQARRGSLDAKDQLTEAQAAVSQARAALSEISRSTYRNQGNPSRVAGLTGGSAQEDLLDRSVYLDQQTAEKQQRLADVERARTAAANDESLARQTSQLAERTASEASEAEQDARTALEDSQSSLDSALADRTQAEDDLRSARQALAKARPEAATSEQTPGAGAGENYAQQKAIQPESVSADVVEQVRSQVADAAPDVPQPSDEQIANAIAVARTVADESSEEASDPVAQASSIVAAAAHVGATQADHGKLDNPYGDSTSKLIAAFSTSLSAALSAGEALEASEASDAKEESGSTTVADILPKVNSAEDVSKQVSTATSGASIETVIARAESMIGTPYVWGGGDASGPTAGVDGGDQLGFDCSGLVLYAFAAAGISLPHYTGYQYLRGTQIDPSEAKRGDLFFWGPEGSQHVAIYLGNGSMIEAPQAGQNVQISPVRWSGMSAKAVRLL, encoded by the coding sequence ATGGGCAACCCTTCCACGGGCATGCGAACGCGATGGTCTCGCGTCGTGATCAGCGTTGTGGCGTGCACCGCCAGCCTATCTATCGTTTCTACGGTTTCTCCGACCCCCTCGCGTGCGCAAGCTACCCCGGACGGCCAGGACAGCCAGGAGAGCTCGGTGACCCGGCTCATCGCATCAGTGTCGGAAGCGCAGAGCCGTATCGACGAGTTAAACCGCAACTTCGGCGCCTTGCGCGAGGCGGCCAACAAGGCGCTCGTCGATCTCGACGATGCGCAGTCGCGAGCCGAGCAGGCTCGCAGAGGCTCCCTCGACGCCAAGGACCAGTTAACCGAGGCACAGGCCGCCGTCTCTCAAGCGCGCGCGGCGCTTTCCGAGATTTCCCGCAGCACTTACCGCAACCAGGGAAACCCCTCCCGTGTGGCGGGGTTGACTGGGGGGAGTGCGCAGGAAGATCTCCTCGACCGGTCTGTGTACCTGGATCAACAAACGGCGGAAAAACAACAGCGCCTCGCTGACGTAGAGCGTGCGCGAACCGCGGCGGCGAACGACGAGTCACTCGCGCGTCAAACCAGCCAGCTGGCCGAGCGAACAGCCTCCGAGGCGTCTGAAGCCGAACAGGACGCGCGCACCGCGCTCGAGGACAGTCAGTCGTCTCTCGATTCCGCACTTGCCGACCGCACACAGGCGGAAGACGACCTCCGTAGCGCCCGACAGGCTCTTGCTAAGGCTCGCCCCGAGGCGGCCACGAGCGAGCAAACTCCGGGTGCGGGGGCCGGGGAAAACTACGCTCAGCAGAAGGCAATCCAGCCTGAATCTGTCTCCGCAGATGTCGTGGAACAGGTCCGTTCTCAGGTGGCCGATGCTGCGCCGGACGTCCCGCAGCCAAGCGACGAGCAAATTGCGAACGCGATCGCTGTCGCTCGGACTGTCGCCGATGAATCGAGCGAGGAAGCGTCGGACCCGGTTGCGCAGGCGTCGTCAATCGTCGCTGCCGCGGCGCACGTGGGCGCGACCCAGGCCGATCACGGCAAGCTGGACAACCCGTACGGGGACAGTACGAGCAAACTCATCGCCGCATTCTCCACCAGCCTCAGCGCAGCCCTTTCCGCGGGTGAGGCGTTGGAGGCCTCTGAGGCTTCCGACGCTAAAGAAGAATCGGGATCCACCACTGTCGCTGACATCCTCCCGAAGGTTAATTCGGCCGAGGACGTGAGCAAACAGGTCAGCACCGCCACCTCCGGAGCGTCCATCGAAACGGTGATCGCCCGCGCGGAGTCGATGATCGGCACCCCCTACGTGTGGGGTGGCGGAGACGCGAGCGGCCCCACCGCGGGCGTTGACGGTGGCGACCAGCTCGGGTTCGACTGCTCCGGGCTGGTCCTCTACGCGTTCGCTGCGGCCGGCATCTCCTTGCCTCATTACACCGGTTACCAGTACCTCCGCGGCACCCAGATTGACCCCAGCGAAGCGAAACGAGGAGACCTCTTCTTCTGGGGTCCGGAGGGCAGCCAGCACGTTGCCATCTACCTGGGGAATGGCAGCATGATCGAGGCCCCCCAAGCCGGCCAAAACGTGCAGATTTCTCCCGTCCGTTGGTCGGGAATGTCCGCGAAGGCCGTACGCCTGCTCTAG
- a CDS encoding DUF3097 domain-containing protein yields MAYDDRYSGDILSGHRRREKPAYPQVPAVPGRVVEVYGGNFVGAVINTERTYDGEFVRLEDRYGNQRLFKLLPGAFLVDGTRSTLTRHAGQPPASPRKSNSGSRRVEDVRARVAQPSRMWVEGIHDAAIVEKVWGHDLRVEGVVVEYLEGLDNLPDRLREFQPGPGRRVGVLADHLLEGTKESLLTSSLGPDVLVTGHPYVDIWAAVKPSSVRIARWPEVPYGEDWKTGVCARLGWSDTKEGWNRVYGAVRTFRDLDHTLIGAVERLVDFLTNPELRKEDV; encoded by the coding sequence ATGGCATACGACGATCGTTACTCGGGGGACATCCTTTCCGGCCACCGCCGCCGTGAGAAACCGGCTTACCCTCAGGTCCCAGCTGTTCCGGGCCGCGTCGTAGAGGTGTACGGCGGAAACTTCGTCGGTGCAGTGATCAATACGGAACGAACCTACGACGGCGAGTTTGTACGCCTCGAAGACCGCTACGGAAACCAGCGACTCTTCAAGCTGCTTCCCGGGGCTTTTCTTGTCGACGGCACACGTTCCACCCTCACCCGTCACGCGGGTCAGCCACCCGCATCCCCCCGAAAGTCCAATTCGGGGTCACGGCGCGTGGAAGACGTTCGGGCGCGGGTCGCGCAACCGAGCCGCATGTGGGTCGAGGGAATTCATGACGCGGCCATTGTGGAAAAGGTGTGGGGTCACGACCTGCGCGTCGAAGGCGTTGTCGTTGAGTACCTGGAGGGCCTAGACAACCTGCCGGACCGCCTACGCGAATTCCAGCCCGGCCCGGGCCGTCGCGTAGGGGTGCTCGCCGACCACCTTCTGGAGGGGACCAAGGAGTCGCTCCTCACCAGCAGTCTTGGCCCCGACGTCCTCGTGACTGGCCACCCGTACGTTGACATCTGGGCCGCGGTGAAGCCATCGAGTGTGCGGATTGCCCGCTGGCCGGAGGTCCCCTATGGGGAGGACTGGAAGACTGGGGTGTGCGCCCGCCTTGGGTGGTCTGACACAAAGGAAGGATGGAATCGCGTATACGGTGCCGTGCGAACGTTCCGAGACCTAGACCACACGTTGATCGGAGCCGTCGAGCGCCTCGTTGACTTCCTAACAAACCCTGAACTGCGGAAAGAAGACGTGTAG
- a CDS encoding quinone-dependent dihydroorotate dehydrogenase, translated as MFLLPPERIHGIVSGGLRALHTLGPVNVSMERALRVHDPVLEQDLFGVHFPAPLGLAAGFDKNARALRAWGAVGFGYAEMGTVTPLPQPGNPAPRLFRLPQDKALLNRMGFNNDGILNVAKNLQAKRATDVVGINIGKNKTAADAVADYRSGATVLGPLADYLVVNVSSPNTPGLRDLQAVDELRPILRAVTGATDAPVLVKIAPDLSDDDIDAVADLAVDLGLAGIVATNTTVSRAGLRTSASDVEAMGPGGISGEPLNARSLEVLRRLHGRVGDQLVLVSVGGISTPERAWARVSAGASLLQGYTPFIYGGLGWVRGVHQGLARQVRAHGLTSISDAVGSGLTWRSDAE; from the coding sequence ATGTTTCTCCTTCCTCCAGAGCGCATCCACGGCATCGTCAGCGGGGGGTTGCGCGCCCTGCATACCCTCGGCCCCGTCAATGTCTCCATGGAGCGCGCGCTCCGGGTGCACGACCCGGTTCTAGAGCAGGACCTCTTCGGCGTGCACTTTCCCGCCCCGCTAGGTCTCGCGGCAGGTTTTGACAAAAACGCCCGCGCCCTGCGGGCGTGGGGCGCGGTGGGCTTCGGCTACGCCGAGATGGGCACGGTGACTCCACTTCCGCAGCCGGGCAACCCCGCGCCCCGGCTCTTTCGGCTTCCCCAGGACAAGGCCCTGCTGAACCGAATGGGTTTTAACAACGACGGCATCCTGAACGTCGCCAAGAACCTGCAAGCAAAGCGGGCCACCGACGTGGTCGGGATCAACATCGGGAAGAACAAGACGGCGGCCGACGCGGTGGCCGATTACCGATCCGGGGCCACCGTCCTCGGTCCCCTCGCCGATTACCTGGTAGTCAACGTCTCCTCCCCCAACACGCCCGGGTTGAGGGATCTGCAGGCCGTCGACGAGCTCCGCCCCATTCTGCGGGCCGTCACGGGCGCCACCGACGCCCCGGTCTTAGTAAAGATCGCGCCCGACCTCAGCGATGATGACATCGACGCCGTCGCCGATCTGGCGGTCGACCTCGGCCTCGCCGGCATCGTTGCGACCAACACGACAGTTTCGCGCGCCGGGCTGCGCACCAGCGCCTCCGACGTCGAGGCGATGGGACCCGGAGGGATTTCGGGAGAGCCGCTGAACGCTCGATCCCTAGAAGTGCTGCGGCGCCTGCACGGGCGGGTAGGAGACCAGCTCGTGCTCGTGAGTGTGGGCGGAATCTCAACACCAGAGCGCGCCTGGGCAAGGGTGAGTGCTGGGGCGAGCTTGCTGCAGGGTTACACCCCGTTTATCTACGGGGGCCTTGGGTGGGTCCGCGGCGTACACCAGGGACTCGCTCGGCAGGTCAGGGCGCACGGGTTGACGTCGATTAGCGATGCCGTGGGGAGCGGCCTCACATGGCGTTCCGACGCAGAATAA
- a CDS encoding ferrochelatase — MALYDYDALLVLSFGGPEGEDEVIPFLENVTRGRGIPRERLAEVGEHYFHFGGVSPINDQNRTIIANVEKELARRGHDLPVYFGNRNWHPFAEDAAAKIVADGHHRVLVFATSAWGGYSACRQYDEDIQRLRENAPELEFTKLWQFFGHPEFIKLHADELREAWEKEGGEGTRVLFSAHSVPTAADNASGGPEDAQLYSRQVAEAARLVADEAGVSDYEVVWQSRSGNPATPWLEPDVVDRAVELGDAGASHIICVPIGFITDHMEVIWDLDTELREAVEERGMTLNRLATVGLTDEFAGLVVDLAENVAQGAEPASLSTVTAQGCTVNGAPCSPECCTASRPAHANAS; from the coding sequence ATGGCTCTATACGACTACGACGCGCTCCTCGTCCTTTCCTTCGGCGGCCCCGAAGGGGAGGACGAGGTCATTCCATTTCTTGAAAACGTGACGCGGGGCCGGGGCATTCCCCGTGAGCGTTTGGCGGAAGTGGGAGAGCACTATTTCCATTTCGGCGGGGTCAGCCCGATCAACGATCAGAACCGCACGATCATCGCGAACGTCGAAAAGGAGCTGGCCCGGCGGGGCCATGACCTGCCGGTGTACTTCGGCAACCGCAACTGGCACCCCTTCGCGGAGGACGCCGCCGCCAAGATCGTCGCTGATGGGCATCACCGGGTTCTCGTGTTCGCCACTTCCGCCTGGGGCGGGTACTCGGCGTGCAGGCAGTATGACGAGGATATCCAACGGCTGCGCGAGAACGCGCCGGAGCTGGAGTTCACGAAGCTCTGGCAGTTCTTCGGCCACCCGGAGTTCATCAAACTGCACGCTGATGAGCTGCGTGAAGCGTGGGAAAAAGAGGGCGGGGAAGGTACCAGAGTGTTATTCAGCGCTCACAGCGTCCCCACTGCAGCCGACAACGCCTCCGGCGGGCCCGAGGATGCACAGCTGTACTCGCGGCAGGTGGCGGAGGCGGCTCGCTTAGTCGCGGACGAGGCCGGCGTGAGCGATTACGAGGTCGTCTGGCAATCGCGGTCGGGCAATCCCGCTACCCCGTGGCTCGAGCCGGATGTCGTGGACCGCGCTGTGGAGCTCGGTGATGCCGGTGCCAGCCACATCATCTGCGTGCCCATCGGGTTCATCACCGACCACATGGAGGTTATCTGGGACCTCGATACCGAGCTGCGCGAGGCCGTTGAGGAACGCGGGATGACGCTCAACCGCCTCGCTACGGTCGGCCTCACGGACGAGTTCGCCGGACTAGTCGTCGATTTAGCGGAAAATGTCGCGCAGGGCGCGGAGCCAGCCAGCTTGTCGACGGTTACCGCCCAGGGCTGCACCGTCAACGGCGCCCCGTGCAGCCCGGAATGCTGCACGGCGTCCCGGCCTGCCCACGCGAACGCCAGCTAG
- a CDS encoding YbhB/YbcL family Raf kinase inhibitor-like protein — translation MTTYDYTSDAFPGPDPYAPLRELPAFELTSTDLSSGDKLGPKLVGEAATSPQLAWSGLPEGTKSLAVTLFDPDAPTASGYWHWAAFNIPASVSELPSGSGATPDLGVGATTLVGDSGQRAFYGANPPAGHGPHRYIVAVHAVDVDTLDVPDDASPAALGFNLYFHSLGRAILWGWYENN, via the coding sequence ATGACTACTTACGACTACACTTCGGACGCCTTCCCCGGACCGGACCCTTATGCCCCGCTGCGGGAACTCCCAGCCTTTGAGCTAACCTCAACCGACCTAAGCAGCGGGGACAAGCTGGGCCCGAAGCTCGTCGGCGAGGCCGCAACCTCCCCGCAGCTTGCGTGGTCGGGCCTGCCGGAGGGGACGAAATCCCTCGCAGTGACCCTGTTCGACCCCGACGCGCCCACAGCTTCGGGATACTGGCACTGGGCCGCATTCAACATCCCAGCCTCAGTGAGTGAGCTCCCCTCTGGCTCGGGCGCCACACCTGATCTCGGGGTCGGCGCCACCACGCTGGTGGGGGACTCGGGACAGCGGGCATTTTACGGCGCGAACCCGCCCGCGGGCCACGGGCCTCACCGGTACATCGTGGCGGTGCACGCGGTGGACGTTGACACGCTCGACGTCCCGGATGACGCGTCTCCCGCGGCCCTCGGCTTCAACCTTTACTTCCACTCGCTGGGTCGGGCGATCCTGTGGGGTTGGTACGAGAACAACTGA
- a CDS encoding NfeD family protein, translating to MGPLVWLISAAVLAVLELAAGEFTFLMIAAGALSTAGAAAFGLPLWAEVAVFAVSSAAFWFFLRPYLHRRFLAPAAFDDSPRALVGSPAVVIEDITPSGGQIRLEGSIWSARSLDPAVVIPAGGHVTVSAIDGPVAVVWKEG from the coding sequence GTGGGCCCTCTCGTCTGGTTGATCTCAGCAGCTGTTCTTGCCGTTTTAGAGCTGGCGGCGGGGGAGTTCACGTTCCTCATGATTGCCGCGGGTGCCTTGTCCACCGCCGGTGCCGCCGCCTTCGGTTTACCTCTGTGGGCCGAGGTCGCGGTCTTTGCCGTCTCCTCCGCAGCGTTCTGGTTCTTCCTGCGCCCATACCTGCACCGACGGTTTCTCGCGCCCGCTGCCTTCGACGACTCGCCACGAGCTCTTGTCGGGTCACCGGCTGTGGTGATCGAGGACATCACCCCCTCGGGCGGTCAGATCCGCCTAGAGGGTTCTATCTGGTCAGCCCGTTCGCTCGACCCGGCCGTCGTGATCCCTGCGGGTGGCCATGTAACCGTGTCAGCTATCGACGGCCCCGTCGCGGTCGTCTGGAAGGAAGGATGA
- a CDS encoding HAD family hydrolase — translation MDGTLVDTEPLWGVATYELSERLGRRLTPELREATVGGSFANTLAVCARHAGLTLDDADSAHYKEWMYQRMSELIGHDLLPNPGIDGLLADLAEAGVPMYVTTNTERRLADVCINAVGRDYFAGSITGDEVAHPKPAPDMYAEAARRAGARPERCLVFEDSWAGMSAAAAAGCRVFGLAEAVPRGVTRFDPARFVGATARDVEAWFSDGDAA, via the coding sequence ATGGACGGCACACTCGTTGACACAGAGCCCCTGTGGGGTGTGGCCACCTACGAGCTTTCCGAACGCCTTGGCCGTCGCCTCACGCCCGAGCTTCGCGAAGCGACGGTAGGCGGCAGTTTTGCCAACACCCTCGCTGTGTGCGCACGGCACGCGGGGCTCACGCTTGACGACGCCGATAGCGCCCACTACAAGGAGTGGATGTACCAGCGGATGAGCGAGCTCATTGGCCACGATTTGCTGCCGAACCCCGGCATTGACGGACTACTCGCCGACCTGGCCGAGGCCGGCGTGCCCATGTACGTGACCACCAACACCGAACGCCGCCTCGCCGATGTCTGCATCAACGCCGTCGGGCGCGACTACTTCGCGGGGTCCATCACGGGGGATGAGGTGGCACACCCCAAGCCCGCCCCGGACATGTACGCCGAGGCTGCGCGTAGGGCGGGGGCGCGCCCGGAGCGCTGTTTGGTCTTCGAGGACTCCTGGGCAGGGATGAGTGCCGCCGCCGCCGCTGGGTGCCGGGTCTTCGGTCTCGCGGAGGCGGTCCCGCGCGGAGTCACGCGATTTGATCCGGCTCGGTTCGTCGGCGCCACGGCTCGCGATGTCGAGGCATGGTTCTCCGATGGCGACGCAGCCTAA
- the mshC gene encoding cysteine--1-D-myo-inosityl 2-amino-2-deoxy-alpha-D-glucopyranoside ligase, with product MHSWPAPSVPVVAGTPVALSLYDTADQAVKPVDITPDPRGEVGMYVCGITPYDATHLGHAATYLTFDLIHRQLLANGLRVHYVQNVTDVDDPLFERAERDGVDWRDLGARQVDLFRSDMELLGVIPPREYVGAMESVGEVIEMVASLLDANAAYRLDHGDIYASVNATPQFGYESNFTREDMEHFFAERGGDPEREGKRDPLDALVWRGYREGEPAWDGALGPGRPGWHVECSAIATNRLGASFAIQGGGSDLAFPHHEFSAAHAEAAYGVPRMAGHYVHAGMIALNGTKMSKSLGNLVFVHKLTGAGHEASAIRLALFAVHYRADRDFSETALELAGRRLSSWRETLSREVTLEEATEVVDKMRTALADDLDTPRALTCVDEARGDHDGIIAAALDGLLGVRL from the coding sequence ATGCATTCTTGGCCCGCCCCCTCCGTTCCCGTTGTCGCCGGCACCCCAGTCGCCCTATCCCTTTATGACACCGCAGACCAAGCCGTAAAACCTGTTGACATCACGCCTGATCCCCGTGGGGAGGTGGGAATGTACGTGTGCGGGATCACCCCCTACGACGCAACCCACCTTGGCCACGCCGCCACATACCTCACGTTCGATCTCATTCACCGCCAATTGCTGGCTAACGGTCTCCGCGTCCACTACGTGCAAAACGTCACCGATGTCGACGACCCGCTTTTCGAACGCGCCGAGCGCGACGGCGTCGATTGGCGTGACCTCGGGGCACGTCAAGTAGACCTGTTCCGCAGCGATATGGAACTGCTCGGGGTCATCCCCCCACGCGAGTACGTCGGCGCGATGGAGTCCGTGGGCGAGGTCATCGAGATGGTCGCCTCGCTTCTCGACGCCAACGCGGCGTACCGGCTCGACCACGGCGACATCTACGCGTCGGTCAACGCCACGCCACAGTTCGGATACGAATCGAACTTCACCCGCGAGGACATGGAGCATTTCTTCGCGGAGCGCGGCGGCGACCCCGAACGAGAGGGAAAGCGCGACCCGCTCGACGCCCTCGTCTGGCGTGGTTACCGCGAGGGGGAGCCAGCCTGGGACGGCGCCCTCGGGCCCGGCCGACCCGGGTGGCACGTGGAATGCTCGGCGATTGCGACGAATCGGCTCGGCGCGTCCTTCGCTATCCAAGGCGGTGGTTCGGACCTTGCGTTTCCGCACCACGAGTTCTCGGCTGCACACGCCGAGGCCGCGTATGGCGTGCCGCGGATGGCGGGCCACTACGTCCACGCCGGGATGATCGCCCTGAACGGAACGAAGATGTCGAAGTCGTTGGGCAACCTCGTCTTTGTACACAAACTCACCGGCGCCGGTCACGAGGCCTCAGCCATCCGGCTCGCGCTCTTCGCGGTCCACTACCGCGCGGACCGTGACTTCTCGGAGACCGCGCTGGAGTTAGCTGGGCGGCGCCTCTCGTCGTGGCGAGAGACGCTGTCCCGCGAGGTGACGCTGGAGGAGGCCACGGAGGTCGTCGACAAGATGCGGACCGCGCTGGCTGATGATTTGGACACCCCGCGGGCGCTGACATGCGTCGATGAGGCGCGCGGCGATCACGACGGGATTATCGCCGCAGCTCTCGACGGCCTGCTCGGCGTGCGCCTCTAG
- a CDS encoding undecaprenyl-diphosphate phosphatase, which produces MTDASPLADSMSWVQVLVLSVVQGLTEFLPVSSSGHLRIVSQAFWGHDAGASFTAVIQLGTEAAVLVFFAKDIWRIAVAWFAGLFNKDKRDYDYRMGWMVIAGTIPVALLGVLLKDLIRDNFRNLWITATVLVVFSLVFILAEHRGTKSRGYRDLTMKDALIMGAWQCLALIPGVSRSGGTISGGLFLNLEREVATRFSFLLAIPAVLASGLFSLPDAFHPEDGQAATGAQLAVGTGIAFVLGYISIAWLLKFVSNHSFAWFAAYRIPLGVLVAVLLATGMMSPAVG; this is translated from the coding sequence ATGACTGACGCTTCTCCTCTGGCGGATTCCATGAGCTGGGTTCAGGTTTTGGTTCTCTCCGTGGTCCAGGGCCTAACGGAATTTCTGCCAGTTTCCTCCTCCGGGCACCTCCGTATCGTTTCCCAGGCGTTCTGGGGTCACGATGCGGGTGCGAGCTTCACAGCTGTCATCCAACTGGGTACGGAAGCAGCGGTGCTCGTGTTCTTTGCAAAAGACATTTGGAGGATCGCGGTGGCATGGTTCGCCGGGTTGTTCAACAAAGACAAGCGCGACTACGACTACCGAATGGGGTGGATGGTCATCGCCGGCACCATTCCTGTTGCGCTCCTCGGTGTCCTTCTCAAAGACCTGATCCGAGACAACTTTCGCAACCTCTGGATCACAGCAACCGTGCTGGTGGTCTTTTCGCTCGTGTTCATCCTCGCGGAGCACCGCGGCACGAAGTCGCGCGGGTATAGAGACCTCACGATGAAAGACGCTCTGATTATGGGCGCGTGGCAGTGCCTCGCGCTTATTCCCGGTGTGTCGCGCTCCGGTGGCACGATCTCGGGCGGGCTTTTCCTCAACCTCGAACGCGAGGTAGCCACCCGTTTTAGCTTCCTGCTGGCTATCCCCGCGGTCCTGGCCTCGGGGTTGTTTTCCCTGCCGGACGCGTTCCACCCCGAGGATGGACAGGCGGCCACCGGCGCGCAGCTGGCGGTGGGAACGGGCATTGCTTTCGTCTTGGGCTACATCTCTATTGCATGGCTGCTGAAGTTTGTGTCGAATCACTCCTTCGCCTGGTTCGCCGCCTATCGCATTCCCCTGGGTGTCCTGGTCGCGGTACTCCTAGCCACAGGCATGATGAGCCCGGCGGTAGGGTAA
- a CDS encoding TVP38/TMEM64 family protein codes for MQKSSIWRVIALIVVGVAFLVAWRSLEIPSLSSLRQWSAHAGEWFPLLFWMLYVLVTQFPVPRTLLTISAGVLFGGVWGAVLAITATTASAVVSLLVVRGLLRDWIAPRLTHPAVELVNRHLEQRGWLAVASLRMIAVVPFSIMNYTAALTRVPVLPFAAATFAGSLPGTVGTVFFGDTLTGTANPAVVALTVILALCGIGGLIADAALPTRSDTRASARVSSQGTGVDN; via the coding sequence GTGCAGAAATCCTCGATCTGGCGCGTCATCGCGCTCATTGTGGTCGGCGTCGCTTTTCTGGTGGCGTGGAGGTCCCTCGAGATCCCGTCGCTGTCCAGTCTCCGACAGTGGTCGGCGCACGCCGGTGAGTGGTTCCCGTTGCTGTTCTGGATGCTCTACGTCCTCGTGACCCAGTTCCCCGTCCCCCGGACCCTCCTGACGATTTCCGCGGGGGTCTTGTTTGGAGGGGTGTGGGGTGCGGTGCTTGCCATCACGGCGACTACCGCCTCAGCCGTCGTCTCCCTGCTCGTCGTGAGGGGGTTGCTGCGGGATTGGATCGCTCCCCGCCTCACACACCCGGCTGTCGAGCTGGTAAACCGCCACCTAGAGCAGCGGGGGTGGCTGGCGGTGGCGAGCCTGAGGATGATTGCGGTGGTTCCGTTCTCCATCATGAACTACACCGCGGCGCTCACCCGCGTTCCAGTGCTCCCCTTCGCCGCGGCAACCTTCGCGGGTTCGCTCCCCGGCACCGTCGGCACGGTCTTTTTCGGCGACACGCTCACCGGCACGGCGAACCCCGCGGTCGTAGCCCTCACGGTCATCCTCGCGCTATGCGGGATCGGGGGGCTCATCGCGGATGCCGCCTTGCCCACCCGCTCAGACACTCGAGCATCCGCCCGCGTGTCGAGTCAAGGCACAGGGGTAGACAACTAG